Genomic window (Deltaproteobacteria bacterium):
CCTGTACGAGCGCTTCTCCCCCGGTTACGGCTTCACGGCGATCGCCGTCGCGCTGCTGGGTCGCCTGACACCGGTAGGGATTCTGATCGCGGCGCTGCTATTCGGGGCGCTGGAAGCGGGATCGAATGCGATGCAACGCGACGCCGGTGTGTCGTCGGTGCTGGTATCGATCATTCAGGCAACGGTGATTCTGTTTCTCGTCGCCGCCGAGCACGGGCGTTGGCTACCGAGCCGCGCGATCGTGAGCGCGGAGTAGATCGCACGATGGACCTTGCGGGCGCACTGCTCAACTCCGCGGTCACCATGGCCGTGCCGCTGCTGCTGGCGGCGCTCGGAGAACTAGTGGTCGAGCGGGCCGGCATCATCAACGTCGGGTTGGAGGGAATGATCCTCACCGGCGCGTTCGCCGCGATGGTCACCGTGTCCTTCAGCGGTTCGCCGCTTGTCGGTGTCGTGGCCGCGGTCGTGAGCGGCGCCGCTCTCGGCGCGCTGTTCGGCTTCGCCGTGGTGCGACACAACGCGAGCCAAGTCGTGGCCGGCGTGGCGCTCAATCTGCTCGCCGTCGGCATCACCGGCGTCGCCTATCGCGCCGTGTTCGGCGTGACCGGCGCGGCACTCACCATCGACGGCATGGCTCCGGTCGTCGTCCCGGGCCTGTCGCAACTGCCGGTGATCGGTCGAGCGCTGTTTGCGCAAACCGCGCTCGGCTATCTTGCCTTCGCACTCGTGCCCGCGTGTGCGTTGGTGCTGTCGGGTTCCGTACCCGGACTCGTCCTGCGAATGGTCGGTGAGAATCCGCACGCCGCGGCCGCCCAAGGGGTGTCGGTCACGCGCGTGCGCATGCTCGCGGTGCTGGCGTGCGGCGCGCTGGCGGGCCTGTCGGGCGGATACCTCGCGGTGGTGTACGCGCGCACGTTCATCGAAGGGATGTCCGCGGGTCGGGGCTTCATCGCGTTAGCGATCGTGATCTTCGGGCGCTGGTCGCCGTGGGGCATTCTTGCCGCCGCGTTGCTGTTCGGCTTGGCGACGGCGTTGCAGTTCCACTTTCAAGCGCTCGCGTTGCCCATTCCCTATCAATTCTTTCTCATGCTGCCGTACGTCGCAACGTTGCTCGCGCTGGCAATCTCGGCCGGACACACCCGCGCGCCAGCCGCGCTCGGGCAACCGTACTTGCATGAGTGACGAGAGTCGGCTGGTCGCGTTACCAAAACGTCCGCTTCGCCAAGAACCACACCAACGCGCCAGCGCCGGCATAGACGAGCACGCCTTCGACGACATTGCAGCCACCGACGAAGAGCGCC
Coding sequences:
- a CDS encoding ABC transporter permease produces the protein MDLAGALLNSAVTMAVPLLLAALGELVVERAGIINVGLEGMILTGAFAAMVTVSFSGSPLVGVVAAVVSGAALGALFGFAVVRHNASQVVAGVALNLLAVGITGVAYRAVFGVTGAALTIDGMAPVVVPGLSQLPVIGRALFAQTALGYLAFALVPACALVLSGSVPGLVLRMVGENPHAAAAQGVSVTRVRMLAVLACGALAGLSGGYLAVVYARTFIEGMSAGRGFIALAIVIFGRWSPWGILAAALLFGLATALQFHFQALALPIPYQFFLMLPYVATLLALAISAGHTRAPAALGQPYLHE